The Pirellulales bacterium region GACCCGCCATGCCCGCCCTCGACGAATATCTCGAGCAGCACGCCGATCGCTTCGAGGACGAACTGTGTCAGTTGCTGCGCATCCCCAGCGTCAGTGCGATGAGCACGCACAAGGACGACATCCGCCGCGCCGCGGGCTGGGTCCTGGCGCAATTTCAATCGCTGGGCTTCAAGGCCGAATTGATCGAGACCGCCGGCCACCCGATCGTCTACGCCCAGTCGCCCAACGTGCCCGCCGCACCGACCGTGCTGGTCTATGGTCATTACGACGTGCAGCCGCCCGATCCGCTGGGCGAATGGATTTCGCCTCCGTTTGAGCCGACGGTACGCGACGGCAACCTGTACGCTCGCGGTGCCACCGACGACAAGGGGCAGATGTTCACGCACATCAAAAGTGCCGAAGCCTGGATCAAGACCGCTGGCCGGCTGCCGCTGAACCTCAAGTACATCATCGAAGGCGAGGAAGAAGTCGGCAGCGCCAATCTCGACGCGTTTGTCGATCGCAATCATGATCGGCTGGCGTGCGACATCATCGTCATCAGCGACACAAGTCAGTTCGCGCCCGGCCAGCCAGCCATTACCTACGGGCTGAAGGGCATCGCATACTTCGAGCTGCGGCTGACCGGCCCCAGCCAGGATTTGCACTCCGGCGTCTTTGGCGGCGCTGTCACGAACCCCGCGAATGCTTTGGTGCGGATGCTAACGGCTCTGGTGAACGAGCGCGGGCAGGTTCAACTGCCCGGCTTTTACGACAACGTGTTGCCGGTCACCGACACCGAACGCGCAGCGATGCGCAAGCTGGGTTTCGACGAGCAAGATTTCATGCGCCAACTGGGTGTCGACGCCCTCTCAGGCGAAGAAGGATATACCACGCTCGAACGACGCTGGGCCCGACCGACCTGCGACATCAACGGCCTGACCAGCGGCTATCAAGGCGAAGGCGCCAAGACCGTGCTGCCCGCCCGGGCGAGCGCGAAATTCAGCTTTCGCCTGGTGCCCAACCAGGATCCGCATAGCATCGCCGACAGTTTGAATGCGTTTCTCGCGGCGCGCGTTCCGCCGGGCATCAAGATGGAACTGATCTCGTTTCACGGCGCGCCGGGCGTCGTCGTGCCTCTCGACAGCCCCTACATGGAAGCCGCCGCGAATGCCATCGCCACGGGATTCGGGCGGCGCCCCGTCTTCATCCGCGAGGGTGGCTCGATCCCGGTCGTGTCGACCTTCCACGATAAGTTGGGAGTCGATACCCTACTCCTGGGCTGGGGACAAAACGACGACAACACCCACAGCCCGAACGAGAAGTTTTGCCTGGCCGATTTCCATCGTGGCATCAAGGCCAGCGCACATTTGTGGCAGGAAATCAGCAATATCAAGAAGTGACGAGCGTCGTGGGAAACATGCTCGCATCTCGCGCCCAAAAGCGTCGGTCGCGCGGTGCTCGCTGGTCACTCATCATCCTTATTTAGTATTGGCTTTTCATGCTTGATCGCAAATTTATCGTCGACAACGTCGACCTGGTAAAAAAGAACTGTGCGCTGCGCGGCGCGAAAGCGGACATTGACCAGTTTCTGACCCTTGAAGCCCAGCGACGCGAAAAGCAGACCGAGGTCGAGCAGCTCAATCGGCAGGCGAACGAGGTTTCGAAATCGATCGGCCAGGCCAAGGACCCGGCCGAGCGCGAAGCGCGCAAGAATCAGGGGCGCGACCTGCGCGAGCAGACGGCCGCCGCTCAGGCTGCCTTGGAGAATCTCACCGCCGAGGCCGATGCCATCCTGCGCGCGATTCCCAACCTGTCGCATCCCGACGCACCGACGGGCGCCGACGATCAGTCGAACCTCGAGCTGCGCAAGGGAAAGGCGCCGCTCCCGAAATTCGATTTCAAGCCGCTCGATCACGTCACGCTCGGCGAGCAGTTGAAGCTTTTTGATTTCGAGGGCGGAGCGAAAGTCGCAGGCCACGGCTTTTACTTTCTGCTCAACGATGCCGTCCTGCTGGAGCTGGCTCTGCAGCGCTACGCCCTCGACCTGCTCATCAGCGAAGGCTTCACGCCGACGATCACGCCCGATCTTGCCCGCAATGAGGTGCTGCAAGGGACAGGCTACATCCCGCGTGGGCCGGAGACGCAAATCTATAGCGTGGCCGATAGCGATCTCAGCCTGGTGGCCACGGCCGAAATCACGCTCGGTGGTTTACTTTCGGACCAGACGATCGAAGCCGAGCGGCTGCCGCTCAAGTATTGCGG contains the following coding sequences:
- the serS gene encoding serine--tRNA ligase, with amino-acid sequence MLDRKFIVDNVDLVKKNCALRGAKADIDQFLTLEAQRREKQTEVEQLNRQANEVSKSIGQAKDPAEREARKNQGRDLREQTAAAQAALENLTAEADAILRAIPNLSHPDAPTGADDQSNLELRKGKAPLPKFDFKPLDHVTLGEQLKLFDFEGGAKVAGHGFYFLLNDAVLLELALQRYALDLLISEGFTPTITPDLARNEVLQGTGYIPRGPETQIYSVADSDLSLVATAEITLGGLLSDQTIEAERLPLKYCGISHCYRTEAGAHGRQTRGLYRVHQFTKVEMFAFTLPDQSDAMLDYFCELEGRLFDGLGIPYRVVDTATGDLGGPAYRKFDLEAWMPGRGEGGEYGEVTSTSNCTDYQARRLGIRYRVKGEKGTHFLHTLNGTAVAISRALIAIVENYQQADGSVIVPPALRAFMGKERITAPA
- a CDS encoding dipeptidase, with amino-acid sequence MPALDEYLEQHADRFEDELCQLLRIPSVSAMSTHKDDIRRAAGWVLAQFQSLGFKAELIETAGHPIVYAQSPNVPAAPTVLVYGHYDVQPPDPLGEWISPPFEPTVRDGNLYARGATDDKGQMFTHIKSAEAWIKTAGRLPLNLKYIIEGEEEVGSANLDAFVDRNHDRLACDIIVISDTSQFAPGQPAITYGLKGIAYFELRLTGPSQDLHSGVFGGAVTNPANALVRMLTALVNERGQVQLPGFYDNVLPVTDTERAAMRKLGFDEQDFMRQLGVDALSGEEGYTTLERRWARPTCDINGLTSGYQGEGAKTVLPARASAKFSFRLVPNQDPHSIADSLNAFLAARVPPGIKMELISFHGAPGVVVPLDSPYMEAAANAIATGFGRRPVFIREGGSIPVVSTFHDKLGVDTLLLGWGQNDDNTHSPNEKFCLADFHRGIKASAHLWQEISNIKK